In a single window of the Littorina saxatilis isolate snail1 linkage group LG5, US_GU_Lsax_2.0, whole genome shotgun sequence genome:
- the LOC138965884 gene encoding hydroxylysine kinase-like: MSEGRPSASVADVTQILAQHYNLQVLSITELVSFDSRNFAVEAVPLKKKLHRKAEHDDEAENDSPSRQNSDCCGSKEKCNPLTVPAQKLVLKILNSELCREEKLFTTKQQIEASRFLKREGFLCPEVIVTSEHELLAPTNISESCALLMTMLPGTALGSDKNRLTATVLYELGVLLASMHQVLSGCNNKYMETDPHNPWAMENMHLLSDYLDCIEDEDDKKMLADVMAQFQRIRNNELPLLIKSLIHGDFHDLNLIVDWDSTNLDTERSTICQKYGIIDFEEMSVSYPALELGRLIADMMTDCDSLNLLDIGGHVLAGYFSVDEYVVKNFSLYQAVLACLAQYMVLGSYEYTAQGGTNDYCSLGSKESKKVLKQLRDVDESEVYKAWGDVLAQYGVKNVFSQE; this comes from the exons ATGTCAGAAGGACGACCATCAGCGTCCGTAGCAGACGTCACACAAATTCTGGCACAACATTACAACCTGCAAGTGCTCAGCATTACTGAGCTGGTTTCTTTTGACAGTAGAAACTTTGCAGTCGAGGCTGTGCCTCTGAAAAAGAAACTTCACAGAAAAGCAGAGCATGATGATGAAGCCGAAAACGACAGTCCATCTCGGCAGAATTCTGACTGCTGTGGGTCAAAAGAGAAGTGCAATCCACTTACAGTTCCAGCACAGAAGCTTGTCTTGAAAATTTTGAACAGTGAATTGTGCAGAGAGGAGAAATTGTTCACAACGAAACAGCAGATCGAAGCTTCCAGGTTTTTGAAGCGGGAAGGGTTCCTGTGTCCTGAGGTTATTGTAACCAGTGAACATGAGCTGCTGGCACCAACTAACATTAGTGAGAG TTGTGCATTGCTGATGACGATGCTGCCAGGCACAGCGCTGGGATCGGACAAGAACAGACTGACTGCTACAGTTCTGTACGAGCTTGGTGTGCTGCTGGCGTCCATGCATCAAGTGCTGTCG GGGTGTAACAACAAGTATATGGAAACTGACCCTCATAACCCCTGGGCCATGGAAAATATGCACCTGTTGTCCGATTACCTGGACTGCATTGAG GATGAAGATGACAAGAAGATGCTGGCAGACGTGATGGCTCAATTCCAGCGTATCCGCAACAATGAGCTTCCCTTGTTGATTAAAA GCCTTATTCACGGAGATTTCCATGACCTGAACCTCATTGTGGACTGGGATTCTACAAACCTCGACACAGAACGCAGCACTATATGCCAGAAATACGGCATTATAGACTTTGAAGAAATGTCCGTATCCTACCCTGCTCTGGAACTTGGGCGCCTCATTGCAGACATGATGACGGACTGTGATTCTCTGAACCTGTTGGACATCGGGGGGCACGTCCTTGCAGGCTATTTCAGTGTGGATGAATATGTGGTTAAGAATTTTAGCCTCTACCAGGCTGTGCTGGCTTGTTTGGCACAGTACATGGTGTTGGGATCGTACGAGTATACGGCTCAAGGTGGGACTAATGATTACTGTTCCCTGGGCAGCAAGGAATCCAAAAAGGTCTTGAAACAACTGAGAGATGTTGACGAGAGCGAGGTGTACAAAGCGTGGGGTGATGTTCTAGCTCAGTATGGTGTGAAAAATGTCTTCAGTCAAGAATAA
- the LOC138967181 gene encoding membrane progestin receptor alpha-like: MESNGVTPRPNSNSNRPEALTGTEVTIASTNHITSNGAPHGRLVPTTTKTCIPLVFHEPHVETGFRQTDQPWTYYLFSLFQIHNECMNVWTHLVAFFVILYRCWSFSFEFDFIHDPYMWPLGAEFLTTFLLYAFSSGAHCFSNKSELVHYTCFIVDYCGIGLYGLGSSIAHYWYCMHEDIFGTFPHRFAAPGGVLLSSLVCFCCSVSKTFYKRPYPFTRRLWQIGSVMAIYAWLIFPILYQLYLFLFHNYWEPSLADHFSQMFWFFLGGFFFGSDIPQRFFPGCFDFVGHSHQIFHVCIMMTSYTQLDAVYKDIQKGRQELYATEAPTFWGTYGAVLIGLCINFCIGVVFYNLSKRKIADEKQQ, from the exons atGGAAAGCAACGGAGTTACACCCCGGCCAAACTCCAACTCCAACAGGCCGGAAGCCTTGACAGGCACCGAAGTCACCATTGCCAGCACCAACCACATCACCAGCAATGGAGCACCACACGGCCGTCTGGTGCCAACCACCACCAAGACGTGCATCCCCCTCGTCTTCCATGAGCCTCACGTAGAAACCGGGTTCCGGCAGACGGACCAGCCGTGGACGTACTACCTGTTCAGCCTGTTCCAGATCCACAACGAGTGCATGAATGTGTGGACCCACCTCGTCGCCTTCTTTGTCATTCTCTACCGCTGCTGGAGCTTCTCCTTCGAGTTTGACTTCATCCATGACCCCTACATGTGGCCCCTAGGAGCGGAGTTCCTAACAACTTTCTTGCTCTACGCTTTCAGCAGCGGTGCTCATTGTTTCTCCAACAAGTCCGAGCTGGTGCACTATACCTGTTTTATTGTGGACTATTGTGGCATAGGCCTGTACGGCCTGGGCAGTTCCATAGCCCACTACTGGTATTGCATGCACGAGGACATTTTCGGCACCTTCCCTCACCGTTTTGCTGCTCCTGGGGGAGTGTTGCTGAGTTCCCTGGTttgcttttgctgctctgtGTCCAAAACCTTCTACAAGCGTCCCTACCCCTTCACCCGCCGCCTGTGGCAGATCGGCTCCGTCATGGCCATCTACGCCTGGCTTATATTTCCCATCTT GTACCAGCTGTATTTGTTCCTCTTCCACAACTACTGGGAGCCCAGCTTGGCCGACCACTTCTCGCAGATGTTCTGGTTCTTCCTGGGCGGTTTCTTCTTCGGCTCGGACATCCCCCAGCGCTTCTTTCCAGGATGCTTTGACTTTGTGGGCCACAGCCACCAGATCTTTCACGTGTGCATTATGATGACCTCCTATACCCAGCTAGATGCCGTCTACAAGGACATCCAAAAAGGCCGGCAGGAGCTCTACGCCACAGAGGCACCAACGTTCTGGGGCACCTATGGTGCCGTCTTGATCGGCCTCTGCATCAACTTCTGCATCGGTGTCGTCTTTTACAATCTATCCAAGCGGAAGATTGCTGATGAGAAGCAGCAGTAG